Proteins found in one Mustela lutreola isolate mMusLut2 chromosome 12, mMusLut2.pri, whole genome shotgun sequence genomic segment:
- the MYORG gene encoding myogenesis-regulating glycosidase — translation MPQNPQEKSHVYPRRRPGSHVDHKSSKAIAAAAMYTFLPDNFSPAKPKPSKELKPLLGSVVLGLLLVLAAVVAWCYYSASLRKAERLRAELLDLNRGGFSIRNQKGEQVFRLAFRSGALDLDSCSRDGAVLGCSCTADGRPLHFFIQTVRPKDTVMCYRVRWEEAAPGREVEHAMFLGDAAAHWYGGAEMRTQHWPIRLEGQQEPQPFVTSDVYSSDAAFGGILERYWLSSRAAAIKVNDSVPFHLGWNSTERSLRLQARYHNTPYKPPAGRPAAPELSYRVCVGSDVTSIHKYMVRRYFNKPSRVPAPEAFRDPIWSTWVLYGRAVDQDKVQRFAQQIRQHRFNSSHLEIDDMYTPAYGDFDFDEAKFPNASDMFRRLRDAGFRVTLWVHPFVNYNSSCFGEGVERELFVREPTGRLPALVRWWNGIGAVLDFTRPEARDWFQGHLRRLRSRYAVASFKFDAGEVSYLPRDFSTYRPLSDPSVWSRRYTEMALPFFSLAEVRVGYQSQNISCFFRLVDRDSVWGYDLGLRSLIPAVLTVSMLGYPFILPDMVGGNAVSERTAGGGEVPERELYVRWLEVAAFMPAMQFSVPPWQYDAEVVAIAHKFAALRASLVAPLLLELAGEVTDTGDPIVRPLWWIAPGDETAHRIDSQFLIGDTLLVAPVLEPGKQERDVYLPAGKWRSYKGELFDKTPVLLTDYPVDLDEVAYFIWAS, via the coding sequence ATGCCCCAGAACCCTCAGGAGAAGAGCCACGTCTACCCCCGCCGCCGCCCTGGGAGCCACGTGGACCATAAGAGCTCCAAGGCCATCGCAGCCGCAGCTATGTACACCTTCTTGCCTGATAACTTCTCGCCCGCCAAGCCCAAGCCCTCCAAAGAGCTGAAACCACTACTAGGCTCCGTGGTACTAGGGTTGCTGCTGGTGTTGGCTGCAGTGGTGGCCTGGTGCTATTACAGCGCCTCTCTACGCAAAGCAGAGCGCCTGCGTGCCGAACTGCTGGACCTCAACCGAGGCGGCTTCTCAATCCGCAACCAGAAGGGCGAGCAGGTCTTCCGCCTGGCCTTCCGCTCAGGGGCGCTGGACCTCGACTCCTGCAGCCGCGACGGCGCAGTCCTCGGTTGTTCTTGCACAGCCGATGGGCGCCCCCTGCACTTCTTCATCCAGACTGTGAGGCCCAAGGATACAGTCATGTGCTACCGCGTGCGCTGGGAGGAGGCGGCGCCAGGGCGCGAGGTGGAACACGCTATGTTTCTGGGCGATGCAGCTGCTCACTGGTATGGCGGTGCTGAGATGAGGACCCAACACTGGCCCATCCGCCTAGAGGGCCAGCAGGAGCCGCAGCCTTTCGTCACCAGCGATGTCTATTCCTCTGACGCCGCATTCGGAGGCATCCTCGAGCGCTACTGGCTGTCATCGCGTGCAGCTGCCATTAAGGTCAACGACTCAGTGCCCTTCCACCTGGGCTGGAACAGCACAGAGCGCTCGCTGCGTCTGCAGGCACGCTACCACAACACGCCCTACAAGCCACCTGCTGGCCGCCCTGCCGCGCCAGAGCTCAGCTACCGCGTGTGCGTCGGCTCTGACGTCACTTCCATCCACAAATACATGGTGCGGCGCTATTTCAACAAGCCCTCGAGAGTGCCGGCCCCCGAGGCCTTCCGGGACCCCATCTGGTCCACGTGGGTGCTGTACGGGCGTGCGGTGGACCAGGACAAAGTGCAGCGTTTCGCCCAGCAGATCCGCCAGCACCGATTCAACAGCAGCCACTTGGAAATAGACGACATGTACACACCTGCCTACGGAGACTTCGACTTCGACGAGGCCAAGTTCCCCAATGCCAGCGACATGTTCCGCCGTCTGCGTGATGCCGGCTTTCGTGTCACGCTCTGGGTTCACCCATTTGTCAACTACAACTCCTCCTGCTTTGGTGAGGGAGTGGAACGCGAGCTGTTCGTGCGCGAACCCACCGGGCGGCTGCCCGCGCTTGTGCGCTGGTGGAATGGCATCGGCGCGGTGCTCGACTTCACACGCCCGGAGGCTCGAGActggtttcaggggcacctgcggCGGCTGCGCTCGCGCTATGCTGTGGCCTCCTTCAAGTTTGACGCAGGCGAAGTCAGCTATTTGCCACGGGACTTCAGCACCTACAGGCCGCTGTCCGACCCCAGTGTATGGAGCCGACGCTACACCGAAATGGCACTGCCCTTCTTCTCTCTGGCGGAGGTCCGCGTGGGCTACCAGTCACAGAACATCTCATGCTTCTTCCGCCTAGTGGACCGCGATTCTGTGTGGGGCTATGATCTGGGGCTGCGCTCGCTCATCCCTGCCGTGCTCACCGTCAGCATGCTGGGCTACCCGTTCATCCTGCCTGATATGGTGGGCGGCAACGCAGTGTCTGAGCGCACAGCCGGTGGTGGCGAGGTGCCTGAGCGCGAGCTCTACGTGCGCTGGCTGGAGGTGGCCGCCTTCATGCCCGCCATGCAATTCTCGGTCCCACCCTGGCAATATGATGCCGAAGTGGTGGCCATTGCACACAAGTTTGCCGCCCTGAGGGCCTCGCTTGTCGCGCCCCTCTTGCTGGAGCTGGCTGGTGAGGTCACTGACACAGGAGACCCCATCGTGCGTCCGCTCTGGTGGATTGCGCCCGGTGATGAGACGGCACACCGCATCGACTCGCAGTTTCTTATCGGAGACACACTGCTGGTGGCGCCAGTCCTGGAGCCGGGCAAGCAGGAGCGAGACGTCTACCTGCCTGCAGGCAAGTGGCGCAGCTACAAGGGCGAGCTTTTTGACAAAACCCCAGTGCTGCTCACCGATTACCCGGTCGACCTGGACGAGGTCGCCTACTTCATCTGGGCATCCTGA
- the NUDT2 gene encoding bis(5'-nucleosyl)-tetraphosphatase [asymmetrical] has product MALRACGLIIFRRCLIPTVDKPAIEFLLLQASDGIHHWTPPKGHVEPGENDLETALRETQEEAGIAADQLTIIEGFRRELRYVAWEKPKTVIYWLAEVKDYDVEIRLSREHQDYRWLGLDEACQLAQFKEMKAALQEGHQFLCSTAS; this is encoded by the exons GCCCTGAGAGCATGTGGCTTGATCATCTTCCGAAGATGCCTCATTCCCACGGTGGACAAACCTGCAATTGAGTTTCTACTACTGCAGGCATCAGACGGCATTCATCACTGGACTCCTCCCAAAG GCCATGTGGAACCAGGAGAGAATGACTTGGAAACAGCCTTGCGGGAGactcaggaggaagcaggcatagCGGCAGACCAGCTGACAATCATTGAGGGCTTCAGAAGGGAGCTCAGATATGTGGCCTGGGAGAAGCCAAAAACAGTCATCTACTGGCTGGCCGAGGTGAAGGACTACGATGTGGAGATCCGACTCTCCCGAGAGCACCAAGACTACCGCTGGTTGGGGCTGGATGAGGCCTGCCAGTTGGCTCAGTTCAAGGAGATGAAGGCAGCTCTCCAAGAAGGACACCAGTTTCTCTGCTCCACAGCATCCTGA